Proteins encoded within one genomic window of Actinoplanes octamycinicus:
- a CDS encoding trimeric intracellular cation channel family protein, with product MSSHLALIILELVGIFVFAISGALTAIQKGFDAIGILILAEVTATGGGVIRDLIIGDTPPAAFRQVEYLLVPLAAAVVAFFAHPVMSRIHFTVLLFDAAGLGLFCVTGTLKALDFGLGPVQSAALGVTTGVGGGLLRDVIARETPALVQVDTDLYAIPAMIGAAAVTVAARLDAPMSVAAPAAAVFVFAFRVTAMVRHWTAPRAWTRRQATVK from the coding sequence GATCTCCGGGGCGCTGACCGCCATCCAGAAGGGTTTCGACGCGATCGGCATCCTGATCCTGGCCGAGGTGACCGCGACCGGCGGCGGCGTGATCCGGGACCTGATCATCGGGGACACCCCGCCGGCCGCGTTCCGGCAGGTCGAATATCTGCTGGTGCCGCTCGCCGCGGCGGTGGTGGCGTTCTTCGCGCACCCGGTGATGTCGCGGATCCACTTCACCGTGCTGCTGTTCGACGCGGCCGGCCTCGGCCTGTTCTGCGTGACCGGCACGTTGAAGGCGCTGGATTTCGGGCTCGGGCCGGTGCAGTCCGCGGCGCTGGGCGTGACCACCGGGGTCGGCGGCGGCCTGCTGCGCGACGTGATCGCCCGGGAGACGCCCGCCCTGGTCCAGGTGGACACCGACCTCTACGCCATCCCGGCGATGATCGGCGCGGCCGCGGTCACCGTCGCCGCCCGCCTGGACGCCCCGATGAGCGTGGCCGCCCCGGCCGCGGCGGTCTTCGTCTTCGCCTTCCGCGTGACGGCGATGGTCCGCCACTGGACCGCACCCCGCGCCTGGACCCGTCGTCAGGCCACGGTCAAGTGA
- a CDS encoding ABC transporter permease, producing the protein MSAAVLVERNLMIYKHTWYVLLAEIFEPILYLLSIGVGIGVLVGTVTDVPGGDPVSYASYVAPALLATAAMNGAMNETTFAMFGKLRTDRTFESMLATPLTERDVALGEIGWAVLRGTVVSFAFLAVITALGLVHSPWALLVVPGAALIAFAFATAGVVVVTFLRDWQDMQYIQLVMLPMFLFATTFYPLSVYPRPIQIVVQCLPLYQSIELLRNPALGVLSPKILVAALYLAAMGTICLVVAVRRLARTLAR; encoded by the coding sequence GTGAGCGCCGCCGTGCTCGTCGAACGCAACCTGATGATCTACAAGCACACCTGGTACGTGCTGCTCGCCGAGATCTTCGAACCGATCCTCTACCTGCTCTCCATCGGCGTCGGCATCGGCGTGCTGGTCGGCACGGTCACCGACGTGCCGGGCGGCGACCCGGTGAGCTACGCCAGCTATGTCGCGCCGGCGCTGCTGGCCACCGCGGCGATGAACGGCGCGATGAACGAGACCACGTTCGCCATGTTCGGCAAACTCAGGACCGACCGCACCTTCGAGTCGATGCTGGCCACCCCGCTCACCGAACGCGACGTGGCGCTCGGCGAGATCGGCTGGGCGGTGCTGCGCGGCACCGTGGTCAGTTTCGCCTTCCTCGCCGTGATCACCGCGCTCGGCCTGGTCCACTCCCCGTGGGCGCTGCTGGTGGTGCCGGGCGCCGCGCTGATCGCGTTCGCCTTCGCCACCGCCGGCGTCGTGGTCGTCACGTTCCTCCGTGACTGGCAGGACATGCAGTACATCCAGCTGGTGATGCTGCCGATGTTCCTGTTCGCCACCACGTTCTACCCGCTGTCGGTCTACCCCCGGCCGATCCAGATCGTGGTCCAGTGCCTGCCGCTCTACCAGTCGATCGAGCTGCTCCGCAATCCCGCCCTCGGCGTCCTCTCCCCGAAGATCCTGGTCGCCGCGCTCTACCTGGCCGCCATGGGCACGATCTGCCTGGTCGTCGCGGTCCGCCGACTCGCCCGCACCCTGGCCCGCTGA
- a CDS encoding ABC transporter permease has translation MTTILATREFGYWWHRYLRTWRGTIVISVANPLLFVTALGFGLGQLVDQNGADLPGGSYLAFIGPGLLAASAMQMGFINAGGPVFQSALAGGNYRSAVTTPMEPADILTGHLLFTTFRAVLDSAAILLVLVVFGSIGPASAPRALLGAVLTALAFATPMAAYAITVDRPAKLSAAFRFVIMPVYMFSGTFFPAEQLPDGLRQLVWLSPLWHGAELCRGAGDLAVHVLVLLVPIVAGYLAGRRTYTRRLTA, from the coding sequence TCGTGATCAGCGTCGCCAACCCGCTGCTGTTCGTCACCGCGCTCGGTTTCGGCCTCGGCCAGCTCGTCGACCAGAACGGTGCCGACCTGCCCGGCGGCTCCTACCTGGCGTTCATCGGTCCCGGTCTGCTGGCCGCCTCGGCGATGCAGATGGGCTTCATCAACGCCGGTGGCCCGGTCTTCCAGTCCGCGCTCGCCGGCGGCAACTACCGGTCGGCGGTGACCACGCCGATGGAGCCGGCCGACATCCTCACCGGGCACCTGCTGTTCACCACGTTCCGGGCGGTCCTCGACTCGGCCGCGATCCTGCTGGTCCTGGTCGTCTTCGGGTCGATCGGCCCGGCGTCCGCGCCGCGTGCCCTGCTCGGCGCGGTGCTCACCGCCCTCGCGTTCGCCACGCCGATGGCCGCCTACGCGATCACCGTGGACCGGCCGGCCAAGCTCAGCGCCGCCTTCCGCTTCGTGATCATGCCGGTGTACATGTTCTCCGGCACGTTCTTCCCGGCCGAGCAGCTGCCGGACGGCCTGCGGCAGCTGGTCTGGCTCAGCCCGCTCTGGCACGGCGCCGAGCTGTGCCGCGGCGCCGGCGATCTCGCCGTCCACGTGCTCGTCCTGCTCGTGCCGATCGTCGCCGGCTACCTGGCCGGCCGGCGCACCTACACCCGGAGGCTGACCGCGTGA